In Parasegetibacter sp. NRK P23, a single genomic region encodes these proteins:
- a CDS encoding RagB/SusD family nutrient uptake outer membrane protein translates to MKRNLYNKLMLGCLSGVLVLSAASCKRYLEVEPVSSFGTDYVFSNVPNAEKAVLGIYSALGGDQGYGIRISMYYPYDNDEMMGQGGTPYPDNERRDIAHFNVQPSNTQLAGPFNQLYSGVERANICIYNIPRMAMYTSGSAFEQSQLKHMLGEALTLRAQFYFELIRNWGDVPAHFLPSSLETDLFKAKTDRDSIYDVLLSDLQEAATLVPWRSATTVTNERITQGAVRALRARIALFRGGYSLRLNRQMERPANYKDFYQIALDECKAIMDKSSEHNLNSSFQAVFKDALGAKRQEPNGEIIWEVGMSGGGSGFGDSKLGYYNGPRYNNQGNSALTILPSYFYAFDSADTRRDVTCAPYNIAADRNLEARTLQTMVDGKFRRDWTNQLTSAAQYFGTNWPMIRFSDVLLMYAEADNELNNGPSAAAKAAFEKVRLRAYGGDASKIGVTPSDYTGFFNAVMKERMLELGGEGIRKYDLLRWNKLKERIDATKAQLEAMASRQAPYDQYPATMYYIKGTPYMNWANSFYKPSPSPAPAGSTSVAWVGTGIRSTILTYYAIGFTAGKSELLPIPISAREANPFLTQDFGY, encoded by the coding sequence ATGAAAAGAAATCTTTATAATAAACTGATGTTGGGTTGCTTGTCTGGTGTATTGGTGTTAAGTGCCGCCTCCTGCAAAAGATACCTTGAAGTAGAGCCGGTGTCCTCCTTTGGAACGGACTATGTTTTCAGCAACGTCCCAAATGCTGAAAAGGCCGTACTGGGTATTTATTCCGCGCTAGGTGGAGACCAGGGCTACGGTATCCGCATCAGTATGTACTATCCTTATGATAACGATGAAATGATGGGCCAGGGCGGAACCCCGTATCCGGACAATGAAAGAAGGGATATCGCCCACTTTAACGTGCAGCCGAGCAACACACAGCTTGCCGGCCCTTTCAATCAATTGTATTCGGGGGTGGAACGCGCCAATATCTGCATCTACAATATACCCCGCATGGCCATGTACACCAGTGGCAGCGCATTTGAACAAAGCCAGTTGAAACACATGCTGGGCGAGGCGCTTACCCTGCGCGCGCAGTTCTATTTCGAGCTGATCCGCAACTGGGGAGATGTGCCCGCGCACTTTCTGCCATCGAGCCTGGAAACGGATTTGTTTAAAGCCAAAACGGACCGGGACTCTATTTATGATGTATTGCTGAGCGACCTCCAGGAAGCGGCCACACTCGTGCCCTGGCGATCGGCTACTACGGTTACGAATGAACGCATTACCCAGGGCGCCGTGCGTGCTCTTCGCGCCAGGATCGCCCTGTTCAGAGGTGGATATTCACTCCGCCTGAACAGGCAGATGGAAAGGCCGGCCAATTATAAAGATTTCTACCAGATCGCTTTGGACGAATGTAAGGCCATCATGGATAAATCTTCAGAACACAACCTGAACAGCAGCTTTCAAGCGGTTTTCAAAGATGCGCTGGGCGCTAAAAGACAAGAGCCTAACGGTGAAATCATCTGGGAAGTGGGCATGTCGGGTGGAGGCAGCGGTTTCGGAGACAGCAAGCTGGGTTATTACAACGGCCCCCGTTACAACAACCAGGGCAACTCGGCGCTCACCATTCTTCCCTCTTATTTCTATGCGTTCGATTCTGCCGATACCAGGAGAGATGTGACCTGCGCGCCTTATAATATCGCCGCAGACAGGAACCTGGAGGCCAGGACCCTGCAAACGATGGTGGATGGAAAATTCCGCCGCGACTGGACGAACCAGCTTACCTCCGCCGCGCAGTACTTCGGCACCAACTGGCCCATGATCCGCTTTTCGGATGTATTGCTGATGTATGCCGAAGCAGATAATGAACTGAACAACGGCCCTTCCGCCGCCGCGAAAGCCGCCTTTGAAAAAGTGCGTCTCCGAGCCTATGGAGGCGACGCTTCCAAAATCGGGGTTACCCCATCTGATTACACAGGCTTCTTTAACGCGGTGATGAAAGAAAGGATGCTGGAACTTGGCGGAGAAGGTATCCGTAAATACGACCTGCTGCGCTGGAACAAGCTCAAGGAGCGGATCGATGCCACGAAAGCGCAACTGGAGGCTATGGCCAGCCGTCAGGCGCCATACGACCAGTACCCCGCCACCATGTACTACATAAAAGGAACGCCGTATATGAACTGGGCGAACTCGTTCTATAAACCCTCGCCTTCTCCGGCGCCAGCCGGCTCCACTTCGGTGGCATGGGTGGGAACAGGTATCCGCTCTACGATACTCACCTATTACGCCATCGGATTCACGGCGGGGAAAAGTGAACTGTTACCGATTCCCATCTCCGCGAGGGAGGCGAATCCATTCCTTACACAGGATTTCGGTTATTAA